The following are encoded in a window of Kogia breviceps isolate mKogBre1 chromosome 12, mKogBre1 haplotype 1, whole genome shotgun sequence genomic DNA:
- the SSPN gene encoding sarcospan isoform X6, with translation MGRERPGRGAQSQGGPPATDAAGPEDMGPKRGAGAPKECGEEEARTCCGCRFPLLLALLQLALGVAVTVVGFLMAGISSSLLVRDTPFWAGIIVCLVAYLGLFMLCVSYQVDERTCIQFAMKLLYFLLSALGLTVCVLAVAFAAHHYAQLTQFTCGTTLDSCQCKLPSSEPLSRTFVYRDVTDCTSITGTFKLFLIIQMILNLVCSLVCLLACFVMWKHSKYVQKSNTGDGLKMAEE, from the exons ATGGGCAGGGAGCGGCCGGGCCGCGGCGCGCAGAGCCAAGGGGGACCGCCGGCCACCGACGCCGCGGGGCCCGAGGACATGGGGCCGAAGAGGGGCGCGGGGGCCCCCAAGGAGTGCGGGGAGGAGGAGGCCCGGACGTGCTGCGGCTGCCGGTTCCCCCTGCTGCTCGCGCTGCTGCAGCTGGCGCTGGGCGTCGCCGTGACCGTGGTGGGCTTTCTCATGGCCGGCATCAGCTCCTCCCTGCTAGTCAGAGACACTCCATTTTGGGCTGGGATCATT GTCTGCTTAGTGGCCTATCTTGGTTTGTTTATGCTTTGTGTCTCCTATCAAGTTGACGAACGGACATGTATCCAGTTTGCCATGAAA CTCTTGTACTTTCTGCTGAGCGCCCTTGGCCTGACGGTCTGTGTGCTGGCCGTGGCGTTCGCCGCTCACCACTATGCACAACTCACACAGTTCACCTGTGGAACCACGCTCGACTCCTGCCAGTGCAAACTGCCCTCCTCCGAGCCCCTCAGCAGGACCTTTGTGTACCGGGATGTGACTGACTGTACCAGCATCACTGGCACTTTCAAACTGTTCTTAATCATCCAGATGATTCTGAACTTGGTCTGCAGCCTTGTGTGCTTGTTGGCCTGCTTTGTGATGTGGAAACACAG
- the SSPN gene encoding sarcospan isoform X5, with protein sequence MGRERPGRGAQSQGGPPATDAAGPEDMGPKRGAGAPKECGEEEARTCCGCRFPLLLALLQLALGVAVTVVGFLMAGISSSLLVRDTPFWAGIIVCLVAYLGLFMLCVSYQVDERTCIQFAMKLLYFLLSALGLTVCVLAVAFAAHHYAQLTQFTCGTTLDSCQCKLPSSEPLSRTFVYRDVTDCTSITGTFKLFLIIQMILNLVCSLVCLLACFVMWKHRYQVFYVGVRMCSLATSEGQQQKV encoded by the exons ATGGGCAGGGAGCGGCCGGGCCGCGGCGCGCAGAGCCAAGGGGGACCGCCGGCCACCGACGCCGCGGGGCCCGAGGACATGGGGCCGAAGAGGGGCGCGGGGGCCCCCAAGGAGTGCGGGGAGGAGGAGGCCCGGACGTGCTGCGGCTGCCGGTTCCCCCTGCTGCTCGCGCTGCTGCAGCTGGCGCTGGGCGTCGCCGTGACCGTGGTGGGCTTTCTCATGGCCGGCATCAGCTCCTCCCTGCTAGTCAGAGACACTCCATTTTGGGCTGGGATCATT GTCTGCTTAGTGGCCTATCTTGGTTTGTTTATGCTTTGTGTCTCCTATCAAGTTGACGAACGGACATGTATCCAGTTTGCCATGAAA CTCTTGTACTTTCTGCTGAGCGCCCTTGGCCTGACGGTCTGTGTGCTGGCCGTGGCGTTCGCCGCTCACCACTATGCACAACTCACACAGTTCACCTGTGGAACCACGCTCGACTCCTGCCAGTGCAAACTGCCCTCCTCCGAGCCCCTCAGCAGGACCTTTGTGTACCGGGATGTGACTGACTGTACCAGCATCACTGGCACTTTCAAACTGTTCTTAATCATCCAGATGATTCTGAACTTGGTCTGCAGCCTTGTGTGCTTGTTGGCCTGCTTTGTGATGTGGAAACACAGGTACCAGGTCTTTTACGTGGGTGTCAGGATGTGTTCCCTGGCAACTTCCGAAGGTCAGCAGCAAAAGGTCTAA